One Brassica napus cultivar Da-Ae chromosome C2, Da-Ae, whole genome shotgun sequence DNA window includes the following coding sequences:
- the LOC106422247 gene encoding uncharacterized protein LOC106422247: METLSASLNLPPLPRRSFSGRFKPTVNSTSTNLSKPPTSSSPSSFSHHKNLTFPRGISLPLPNAKPSRAPPPSSPPQIHEKAASGFAAALVSVCQSKNCLDRTQEDVRRLMAFLVGEDKKRNNNKGLVNEVVERGKFGKHLKGLVKMLVTRGKSGIVFDVLMEFERICNELVVTNLVWVT; encoded by the coding sequence ATGGAGACTCTCTCAGCATCTTTGAACCTCCCTCCACTACCTCGTAGGTCCTTCTCCGGCCGCTTTAAACCCACCGTTAACTCAACCTCGACAAATCTTTCAAAACCACCAACATCGTCTTCTCCATCTTCCTTCTCCCACCACAAAAACCTTACCTTCCCTAGAGGAATCTCGTTACCACTTCCGAACGCAAAACCCTCGAGAGCTCCACCGCCATCATCTCCTCCTCAGATTCACGAGAAAGCGGCGTCGGGATTTGCTGCGGCGCTCGTTAGCGTTTGTCAATCGAAGAACTGTCTTGATCGGACTCAAGAAGATGTCAGAAGGCTGATGGCGTTTCTTGTGGGAGAAGACAAGAAGAGGAACAATAACAAGGGCTTAGTCAATGAAGTTGTTGAGAGAGGTAAGTTTGGTAAACACTTGAAGGGCTTGGTCAAGATGTTGGTTACAAGAGGCAAATCTGGGATTGTGTTTGATGTCTTAATGGAATTTGAGAGAATCTGTAATGAACTTGTTGTTACAAATCTTGTATGGGTTACTTAA
- the LOC106422243 gene encoding extensin-like, producing the protein MPPQPPEPKSPAFQPQPQSPSLLPPSPSTFPPSLTESSENPPRVVPEPKASPPPLLPPNSKEVLHPQTTSPLTPEAKKLQPLPSTLSAPLVYQSPLSSTPSKSIDETRFQSPPPSQISPPSLTESHESKLSKSTEDTQFRSLSPSLASPPSLLKSDESQTALPPPETKTPLSPPSTLKEFQPQLSPPLPPSKSNVETHFKSLLPSQASPPLSSSSRSGEHQPPLATEAKIRPLPPSFLETGENQPLLAPSDIKAPKSTLKAAEESLPEPPTLLLPSKVTMSQSSPPLPPSLSESGELQQPLPPAEYKIPPPPPPLLESGESQLPLPPLPETKIQPSKLNAAKEFQSPPLVPSKAIDESRLPHLPPTETKTPPSTLYATEESLPPPVKATDETLSQSSETGEPQHPLPPPKAKIPPPPPSLSESDEFQLHSPPKEAKTPPSTQNAAEKPQSQPLPASTFNDNTPFKSSPQPPLPPLESKITPSKLNTNEESTPQPSKSIDETRSQSLSPPRQSSILPREAKTPPSKINASKESHVKPLPPLASKSTDPPSLPLPESGQQSKSQSHMPPPSPTALTSPSPKTKPNPIESHTSNDHRNDRNQYLDKPDAELMAEITGEVKKNRGKEKTPTTMMMMFINSNVQGINTSLSLDSSSIDHEPGVHLTIDHDDFSSTLF; encoded by the coding sequence ATGCCTCCTCAACCTCCGGAACCAAAGTCACCAGCATTTCAGCCACAACCGCAGTCACCTTCATTACTGCCCCCTTCACCATCAACATTTCCACCGTCTCTTACAGAATCTAGTGAAAATCCGCCACGTGTAGTACCAGAACCAAAAGCCTCACCACCGCCACTTTTACCACCAAACTCAAAGGAAGTGCTTCACCCGCAGACAACGTCACCACTAACACCAGAAGCAAAAAAACTACAGCCCCTTCCGTCAACGCTAAGCGCTCCTTTAGTATATCAATCCCCACTATCTTCAACACCGTCTAAATCAATTGATGAAACTCGGTTCCAATCACCGCCCCCGTCGCAAATATCACCACCCTCATTAACAGAATCCCATGAATCTAAGCTGTCAAAATCTACTGAGGATACTCAGTTCCGATCACTATCTCCGTCGCTGGCCTCACCACCATCATTGTTAAAATCCGATGAATCTCAGACGGCTTTACCGCCACCAGAAACCAAAACTCCGCTGTCTCCACCCTCAACGCTTAAAGAATTTCAGCCGCAGCTGTCACCACCGCTTCCACCGTCTAAATCCAATGTTGAAACTCATTTCAAGTCTTTGCTTCCTTCGCAAGCATCACCACCATTATCATCATCGTCTAGGTCTGGTGAACATCAACCACCTTTAGCAACAGAAGCTAAAATCCGTCCATTGCCACCGTCGTTTTTAGAAACCGGCGAAAATCAGCCGCTTTTAGCACCATCAGATATTAAAGCTCCAAAGTCAACGCTAAAGGCCGCAGAAGAATCCCTGCCTGAACCGCCTACACTGCTTTTGCCGTCTAAAGTAACTATGTCCCAATCATCGCCTCCACTGCCACCGTCATTATCAGAATCTGGTGAACTTCAACAGCCTTTGCCACCGGCAGAATATAAAattccaccaccaccaccgccattGTTAGAATCCGGTGAATCTCAGCTGCCTTTACCACCACTACCAGAAACCAAAATTCAACCGTCAAAGCTAAACGCTGCTAAAGAATTCCAGTCTCCACCACTTGTTCCGTCTAAAGCCATTGATGAATCTCGTCTGCCGCATTTGCCACCAACAGAAACCAAAACTCCACCGTCAACGCTATACGCTACTGAAGAATCCCTGCCTCCACCGGTTAAAGCCACAGATGAAACTCTGTCCCAATCGTCAGAAACTGGTGAACCTCAACATCCCTTGCCACCACCAAAAGCTAAAATTCCACCGCCGCCACCGTCATTGTCAGAATCGGATGAATTTCAGCTACATTCGCCACCCAAAGAAGCAAAAACGCCACCATCAACGCAAAACGCTGCTGAAAAACCCCAGTCTCAACCGCTTCCTGCCTCTACATTCAATGATAATACTCCGTTCAAATCATCGCCTCAACCACCTTTGCCACCACTAGAATCTAAAATTACACCGTCAAAGCTAAACACTAATGAAGAATCCACGCCTCAACCGTCTAAATCCATTGATGAAACTCGGTCCCAATCATTATCACCTCCTAGGCAATCATCTATACTGCCACGAGAAGCCAAAACTCCACCGTCAAAGATAAACGCTAGTAAAGAATCCCATGTCAAACCGCTTCCGCCACTTGCGTCTAAATCTACCGATCCTCCCTCGCTGCCACTACCTGAATCTGGCCAACAATCAAAATCTCAATCACATATGCCACCACCATCTCCAACGGCGCTTACATCACCATCACCCAAAACTAAACCTAACCCAATCGAATCTCACACTTCAAATGATCATCGCAACGATCGAAATCAATATCTAGATAAACCAGACGCCGAACTCATGGCTGAGATCACCGGGGAAGTTAAGAAAAACAGGGGAAAAGAGAAAACACcgacgacgatgatgatgatgttcatcAACAGCAATGTTCAAGGGATCAACACATCACTCTCGCTCGATTCATCTTCCATCGATCATGAGCCTGGCGTCCACTTGACCATCGATCATGATGATTTTTCTTCAACGctgttttaa